The following are encoded in a window of Rosa chinensis cultivar Old Blush chromosome 4, RchiOBHm-V2, whole genome shotgun sequence genomic DNA:
- the LOC112196602 gene encoding protein SIEVE ELEMENT OCCLUSION B produces MASRFPKPRSRYSLSEAIMSTNSTGITSNNGGGVVPYSTDTIRPHEERKSIQFIDFPTNYEEIVKFINGKHSPEDNTDFPVDDLFTITEIIIKHATDDSMVNDILKETNAPYEKVPSINDGFVSPLCILKSICCEISRCKDKACSGEEISIRTKREVIFDKLKPYPWEAKAVLALAAFALEYGDFWHLAQLYGQCNQLTNSVAILKRVPVLINQATLKERQGQVLELNGLIKDTLEVTRLICKVEGLYILNRTEDLPTLQTAVDDIPIYVFWIITAIVACAAKVTHLTSDEKKPYPLSDVVKEIGRIREILDELHGRCVEELEVAKNYKKLLRKMKDAQRTREITEVIKTLILFKDGKLPVISEGNSNEEVKFETFADLVKENSVLFYISSLEKIIEADIADLIKVYDEIQKNNIRWRIVWIPIVEEGTKNQTEKFEKWGSKMPWYKVQFFSSTVIKYLKEEWSYTGNATSLVMDSEGQRKYPNALTLIRNYKDKFFHILLQLPLISIFANMKNKTLENGSKDDTKCIFLCGGMDESHFDDLKKKVMDASDTIKDFGVSIELFRLESLEGNEAKAGEQPKYSADHESFWLGIKCLLDNYIHRVECKTVTKELCKLLSYKNHGEWVMVSQGYKLITSGRPVTISMALGYMSQWKQQNLVLTKFEFGDYFLQEHKKAITVYLADNKDQHDPDCCKFDISVGNIPKNMDCPVCDRSMERIFIISYKCCHGATATSH; encoded by the exons ATGGCGAGCAGGTTCCCAAAACCCAGAAGTAGGTACTCTTTGAGTGAAGCAATAATGAGTACAAACAGTACTGGGATTACTAGTAATAATGGAGGAGGAGTAGTTCCATACAGTACTGATACTATTAGACCTCATGAGGAGCGCAAGAGTATCCAGTTTATTGATTTCCCGACCAATTATGAAGAAATCGTGAAGTTCATCAATGGAAAGCATTCTCCGGAGGACAACACTGACTTTCCTGTTGATGACCTTTTCACGATCACTGAGATCATCATTAAGCATGCAACCGATGATTCGATGGTCAATGATATTCTGAAG GAGACCAATGCTCCATATGAGAAGGTCCCCAGCATCAACGACGGATTCGTCTCGCCATTGTGCATTCTTAAGTCCATTTGCTGCGAG ATCTCAAGATGTAAGGATAAGGCTTGTTCTGGTGAAGAAATTTCCATCCGAACAAAGAGGGAAGTGATATTTGACAAGCTAAAACCCTATCCATGGGAGGCTAAGGCAGTGCTGGCCCTAGCGGCTTTCGCTTTGGAATATGGAGACTTCTGGCACCTCGCCCAGCTCTATGGCCAATGTAACCAACTTACCAATTCAGTGGCTATCCTGAAGCGAGTACCCGTCCTTATCAATCAAGCGACCTTGAAGGAACGCCAGGGACAAGTACTTGAACTGAATGGTCTCATCAAGGACACTTTGGAAGTGACTCGTTTGATCTGTAAGGTTGAGGGTCTTTATATTCTCAATCGTACAGAGGATCTACCAACGTTGCAGACTGCAGTAGATGATATCCCAATCTATGTCTTTTGGATAATCACAGCAATTGTAGCTTGCGCGGCTAAGGTCACCCATCTCACTAGTGATGA AAAGAAGCCATACCCTCTATCCGATGTTGTTAAAGAAATCGGGCGCATACGGGAGATCCTTGATGAACTGCATGGAAGATGCGTAGAAGAACTAG AGGTGGCAAAGAACTACAAGAAGCTGCTAAGGAAAATGAAGGACGCCCAACGCACTCGTGAGATTACGGAGGTTATTAAAACCCTGATTCTTTTCAAGGACGGGAAGCTACCTGTCATTAGTGAGGGTAATAGCAACGAGGAG GTTAAGTTTGAAACATTTGCCGACCTAGTAAAGGAAAACTCTGTGTTGTTTTACATTTCGAGCCTGGAGAAAATTATAGAGGCTGACATTGCAGATCTGATAAAAGTTTATGAtgaaattcaaaaaaataatataagatGGAGGATTGTGTGGATCCCCATTGTCGAAGAAGGGACGAAAAACCAGACTGAGAAGTTTGAGAAATGGGGATCGAAGATGCCATGGTACAAGGTGCAGTTTTTTTCTTCAACAGTCATCAAGTACCTCAAGGAGGAATGGTCCTACACGGGTAATGCAACGTCCTTGGTGATGGACTCAGAAGGGCAGAGGAAATACCCCAATGCACTCACCTTGATCCGGAACTATAAAGATAAATTCTTTCATATCCTCCTGCAGCTTCCATTGATCTCTATATTTGCGAATATGAAGAACAAAACTCTAGAAAATGGG AGCAAAGATGACACCAAGTGCATTTTCTTATGCGGAGGCATGGATGAGTCGCACTTTGACGatttgaaaaagaaagtgaTGGACGCAAGTGATACCATCAAAGATTTCGGTGTGTCGATTGAGTTATTTAGGCTGGAATCACTGGAGGGAAACGAGGCAAAAGCAGGAGAGCAACCAAAATACTCGGCAGATCATGAGAGTTTTTGGTTGGGGATAAAGTGCTTGTTGGATAATTACATACATAGAGTGGAGTGCAAGACCGTGACAAAAGAACTCTGCAAGCTGCTGTCCTACAAAAATCATGGGGAATGGGTTATGGTTAGCCAAGGGTATAAGCTTATAACCAGTGGTCGTCCTGTCACAATTTCTATGGCCCTGGGATATATGTCACAGTGGAAGCAACAAAACTTAGTACTTACAAAATTCGAATTCGGAGATTATTTCCTTCAAGAACATAAGAAGGCTATAACTGTTTATCTGGCTGATAATAAAGATCAGCATGATCCCGACTGCTGCAAATTTGACATTTCAGTTGGGAATATCCCCAAGAACATGGACTGCCCAGTCTGCGACCGTTCCATGGAACGCATCTTTATCATCAGCTACAAGTGCTGCCACGGTGCCACCGCAACCAGTCATTGA